The sequence below is a genomic window from Cicer arietinum cultivar CDC Frontier isolate Library 1 chromosome 6, Cicar.CDCFrontier_v2.0, whole genome shotgun sequence.
tCAATGTGAAGAGATTATTCAATTGTTCTTAAATCACAATTGAAGTCGCTaatcatattataaattatgcaattgaagagataaaatataataaaattaatacaacaaactctatatatagataaaaaaatcgtaaagtgaatatattttatttgattgaattgtgtgaTGTTCTAACACTTGTGTGGATTGTAAGACTTGTTAAAATTGTAAAACCTGTGAGAAttgaaattttaactttttcaacttATCGACAATGAATGAATCGTGggaaactataaaaaaaattatataacttttataaatttcaattataatattttagttaataattaTTACTCCTTGACACtctgatattttttttcaaaactttattgttattattttttgacaaacaAAAAACTTTATAATCGTAGGGAAGAGAAAAAGTGATAATCTTTTTATGTTTACCTCGTTAAAAAGTGATAAactttactattattattttcttttctacctaattaattttctctatgaatataattaaaaaaagaactCTTGTCGGTAataatctttttatatttaCCTCAATGTGAATACCAATTGTTCTTAAATCACAATTCAAGTCGCTAATCATATTAGAAATTATGCAATTGAAGAgataaaatgtaataaaattaatacaacaaactctatatatagataaaaaagaTCGTGAAGTgaatatgttttatttgattgaattgtgtgaTGTTCTAAACACTGTATGacttattaaaattgtaaaatttgtgagaattaaaattttaactttttcaacttATCGGATGAATCGTgtgaaactataaaaaaaaattatataacttttataaattttaattataatattttagttaatacttATTCCTCTTTGACTTCtctaatatttctttttttctttttaaaatccgtcattaattagaaataatttaaatagGAGAGATTTGAGCATCAGATTATAGACCGAATTAATAAAactttattgttattttttgacAAACAAAAAACTTTATAATTGCAGGGAAGAGAAAAAGTGATAATCTTTTTATGTTTACCTCGTTAAAAAGTGataaactttattattattattattattttcttttttacttaattaattttccctataaatataattaaaaaacgaACTCTTGTTAGTAATAATCTTTTTTATGTTTACCTCCTCAATGTAAAAAGATTATTCAATTGTTCTTAAATCATAATTCAAGTCgctatatatagataaaaattaatacaattaatacaacaaactttatatatagataaaaaagatcgtaaaataaatatattttatttgattgaattgtgtgaTGTTATAAACACTTGCATGTATGActtgttaaaattataaaatttgtgagaattaaaattttaactttttcaacttATCGACTATGGATGAATCGTgcaaaactataaaaaaattatataatttttataaatttcaattataatattttaattaatacttattattctttaactttatctaatatatttttacaagaTCTGTcgttaataaaaaatgatttaaataagAGAGATTTGAGCACGAAATTATAGAGTGAATTAAtaaaactttattattattttttgacaaacaAAAAAAGCTTTAGAAGTGTAGGAAAGAGAAAAAGTGATGAtacaaaaaagaagaagagaaaatgTGAGTCACATCACAGGGACCGaaattgtatttataaaaaaatataaatactaGTCGAAAACAAGTCATAACATAACTCAAAGCTCCTGAGTCGTGAGCAGCCTCATAAGTCAGTGAAAAGCCAAAAAGCTGAGTGAAGAAAGAAGCATCAAAGAACAAACAATGTCGATCGCTTTTTCCTTTATTCCTCCTTCCCCTCATTCTCTTTCTTCTCATTCTCCTTCCACTCCTAAATCTATCCCTCCATTTTCTTTCTCTTCACCTTCCCTCCGTTTCCGTCTCACTCCAACTCCCTCTCCCTTTTTCCGTATCAACCACCGCGCAGATCCTCTCTTCATTCTCCACTCCACCGATTCCTCCGGAGGATCCTTCGGCGGTCATGATGACGGTAGTTCATTCGGCGGTCATGGCGGCGGCGGAGACGACAATGACAAACACGACGGCGACGGTAACGGCGACGGAGAAAACAATGACGGACCTAACGGATTGAATGAGGCGCTTTTGTTGTTGGCGCAAGCAGGTAGGACATTGGAGAGCGTGCCTGCTGACCTAGCGTCCGCTATCAAGGAGGGTAAGATCCCTGCCTCGGTTGTTTCTCGGTTTTTGGAACTTGAGAAGTCTCCGTTCTTGCGGTGGTTGCTTCAGTTTGCTGGATTCAAAGAGCGTCTTCTCGCTGATGATCTCTTTCTTGCTAAGATCGGTATGGAGTGCGGCGTTGGAGTCTTCACCAAGGTTTCATTCATATACTTCACTTATTTAACTTGTTCTCTAATGGAATTTCAGCATGAGATTGAAGAAGACGTTAATAACGatgtgtttgatttgaatacCTTAATTTGATTTTTGGTGGAAtaacattttgttatttaaattgaGTGTTTGGTGAATGAGATTACTATTGTTATTTTGAGCAATAAGACTAGGTTAGTTAActcttaaattgtttttttaattatgattaatcTAATTATGTTTGTGTGTTTATTGACAATCTGCTttcacttgtatttttttttgtctcacTAGACTGCTGCTGAGTACGATCGGAGGAGGGAGAACTTTTTCAATGAGTTGGAAATTGTGTTCGCTGATGTGGTATGAATATTCTCAATTTCTCAGAAATTTTTACCTGTGAATTTTTTCCTATGACGCCTCAGGATCGATATGAGCATGGCATATATTGCTTTTCTTTGccaattattttcttttgtgtttGTTTGATAGCATTTTCATCTTTGCAACAGAGTATTATGGCATGTTTGTGAGATGCATTTTGTTTCAAAGCTTTTGATTGACTAGAATTTGAGATATCTATTGAGATTGAGAAAACAGTTTTCTATTTACTCTTGTTGTATGTTGCATTTGTTGTCACTTGTTTTGGAACAGAAAATCATCATGAGACTGAtttaaattgtcaaaaatatataatgataTAGAGAATTGGAGAAATTAACAAGAATGGTTTATTTGGCTTGTAAAAATACAGTTCCTTTAATATTAGGTCAAAATACTTCTGATGCCACTTAAGATACTTTTAATGAAACGTGTACCATGACATCCCTACTATATGTATTGTTCTCAGGTCATGGCTATACTCGCAGATTTCATGCTTGTTTATCTACCAGCACCTACCGTTTCTCTTCGACCACCACTTGGAGTCAGTGCAGGGGCTATTACTAAGTTTTTCCACAACTGCCCAGATAATGCATTCCAGGTCATTTTATATCCCATAGGTCACTTTCACGTGGTTTTCATTACCTAAAGACAATTTTCACCACTAAATGTTAGTACTTATCACATTCTTAATTTCCTTCCACAGGTTGCTCTCTCTGGAACATCATATTCTTTCTTGCAGAGATTTGGTGCAATTGTGGTATGTAAAATTTGGGTAACTTCtgttttatccttttttatGTTTCATGTGGCTAATTGCACACAAATGTGGTTACCTTGCACAGCGTAACGGGACCAAGCTTTTTGCTGTTGGAAGTGCTTCATCACTGGTTAGTTCTCATCATAGTTGGGATACTTCTTGTGCTTCGtggtttaataaaaaattatatgttttgaCATCATTTGACATTCTCTTGACATCACTTTTACATTAGCCATGACAAAAGTTAAGCAGACTCGTGATTTTGCAATGGGGTTGACTCATGCACTTTTCTCTTTTACCTTTAAATTATGGCTTTTATTCTAGCCAGTCTTGTAATGTTTAAATTCCTACAATATAATCTTGAGAGCCacactattatttttaattttctcgTTAACCTTCAAATTATGGGTATGACGCTTGTCAGAGCTTGTATTGCTGAAATTCTAGCATGACAAAGAGTTATTTTTAAGGTTTCTTGTAGGTTGGTTGAATGGTATGGGTACTACTTTTAAGAGTTACTTTTATGTTCCTGATAATATGGATGCTATCTGAATTCACTTTACAAGTTTCTTGTACAATTTGGTATAGTTAAGTTTTATTCAGCTGGATCTATCAGTTCAGTTTGTCTATGATGCAGTGCAAGGCTAAATTTAGTCCGTGACTTGCACTCTTTATCTTGAACTTATTTTTCAACCCAGGGATTTTCAGGGTGAGCTGGTTTGGTCTAATATATATCTTCTATCACAAAAAATTACTTTTGCGCTTGGTCTTCAAATATGAATTTGAACTCATTTATCTACTGATTCTGAAGAATGAGATAGTATAGGGCCTAAAATGTTTGCCAAGTAtctatatcatatattattacacccttttgtttcaataaaaaatccCACCAAGTGTTATTTGCATTCATTGTTTTaaatgttagtggaatcaactGGTTTCAGACACCGAAACTtgcattttgttttctttcagGTTGGGACAGCTGTGACAAATGCCTTAATTAATGCAAAGAAGGCTGTTAATAAGTCTTCAGCCGAGGAAATTGAAAATGTTCCCATATTGTCTACCAGTGCCGCCTATGGTGTCTATATGGCTGTTTCAAGCAATCTCAGGTAAAAAGGATAATTTGATTACTGATCACTGATGGATTTTTTAAAGCTAATGTAAAATCTACCAATGCTTTAAACTATTGGGGTTTGAACAATTTTATGATGTTTACTGTGTATCTTTTTGAAgatatttatagtttataaattgAAACTTAATCTTTTGCCACATCATGTATGTTGCAATGACTACTTTTcatcatttaaaaattgtttgagCTGTTTGTGTCTCTAGTAACTGAATATATAGATTGTTGTCTACAACTTTTACTAAGAATCTTATTTTTCTGATAGGTACCAAGTTGTTGCGGGAATTATAGAACAGAGGCTTTTGGAACCTTTGTTGCATCAGCACAAGCTTGTGCTTAGTGCAATTTGCTTTGCTGTTCGTACAGGCAATACATATTTGGGTTCATTATTGTAAGAAATTTCATACCTTTTCTGATTACTTGTAAAAGGAGCCTTGGTTGTTGCTAGTGGCTCATGTTTTATAATTTTGCCTTGACAGATGGGTTGATTATGCTCGTTGGATAGGGGTTCAGTAGGCCCAAGACAAAGATTACAGCGTGGATCTTTCTTGATAGACTGCATTTATATCAAGAAGCTCGATTCCTTCAGTGTTAGACATCAcaacaaattaacttatttggAGGTTTGGTTGTAGGAGTAGtccaatagttttttttatcccctctatatttaattttatatgctCATTGCTAAGcactctgcttattcttgtttttTCTCATAAATTTCCTCATTCAATTGATGTTATGACTGCGAGGATgacaacatatatatattttttctttgggTACGAGGATGTAGTTTGGAACTAGATGAGAAGGTTATTGAATGATATTAAAGAAACAAGTTTTTTCTTACTGGCAAAAGAAATCCTTTGCTTTTGGACTCAGACCCCTCCTGGCCTATGTTGAGTAATTCCTGCTTGATTCGGTAGAATTacaataacttttatttttagagcTTTAATTAGAACTATACCGATTGAGTTACATAAAGTCTGGATGCATTTCTTCTCTCCTTATTGAGCAAATATGTTCATGATTGATTGTGTTAAATGGAGTCGGATTGACAAAGGTTTTTTTTAGGAGAGTCGGATTGACCAAGTTTTTTTAGGTGAGTCAGATTGACAAAGTTTAGCTATAAGAGAACacgaaaaacaaaaattaattataatatgaatgataataatttatataggatttgtgaattttatttacatctgattattttttcattaaacaaCATTGTCGTGTTAGCAAACAAAACGTGAATATGATTGGTCAGTTTTGCATATGATTGGTATTGGAGGAATGAAGGGTCAGTTGGCCTATGTAATGTTACTTGTGTTATTTTGATTTGTCAATGATTTCGTCTACATAGATTTGTTTGCACTTCTTCTATCAGTTTGGACCAAAAATTTCacgaaataaaatacaaatatatttttaaacaaaaaatgagtAAATGCACATTATTTCTTCGAACAAGGATTAGTCTCACACACTCATACTATGTGGCAAAGGGAGTTAAGGGACCCCGAAATAGATTAAGGAGGTATCGGTTCTAAATTCGAGAAAGTAACATAATCACCCATTTATCAATTTTTGTCGATGAAAAGAATTTAGTAGGTAGTAATAATTTTAGGTACAAAAAGGTTTCTTAAAGTTTTCTTCTCTTACATAAAAAAGCCATATATGTGAAGTATAAAGACCTAACAAGTTTGTAGGATAAATCACCAAATTGTCCTTTGAAATTGTAGGATCAGACATTTATCTCCAAAATTTGGAGACAAATAAcactataaaattaaaagatgttGGACAATATAGTTCATATGTTAGTTTGTTTCGTTGATGAAGTTGACATGAATTGCTTATGTGACGAACATAACTATTAACCAACTCATTGTCACGTAAGCGATGAGTTAATTTGCTTACGATCGAATAATTTGttcgattttaaaaaaaaaattaaaactcaatttaaaaaaaaaaaaaattaaactttgtcGTCATGGTAATAGTATCATATCCATTTATATAATCCATTCTTGTTCttttttcataatttcatatcttcttcttccaagaactttcatttctataattcattcttctttctctttcacGGTGTTCAAATcgtaaaaaatgaaataaccaCTTAATCTTCTTCCTTTTTGGAAACGAATTTTTATCAAGCTCTTTCTCCAATTTCTCTCATTTTTTCTGGATGATATATACAATTGCAACTTCTTTATATGGgttggtgaggctaaagaacTAGGTTTGCTTAATGGGGAAATAGACCAAGATGTGATGTGTTGAAGGAAAAGTTGTTGGGCAAAATTGACAGTTTGGTAGAAAAACCATTAACTAAGGATAATGGAGATGATGAtatttagaaaacaaaaatgatgGACAAACTAGTCTCATTATTTAATAACCACAAAAGTGAAGAGGTGTGAAAGACAAAGTTGATGGACAAAGTTGAATCATTAggaaatgaagtcaaaatatttgaagtatattttgtattttgaacCCTTGTTATGAGAGACATTAGTTGAATGTGTTTATGTAATATTGTTGCAAGGAAAAATAAAGTATTCAAATTGGTATCTAAAACTTGTAACTTATAAGCAAATAGGTCCCAAATGATTACAATTACAAGCAAATTAGCCGGTGAGacattagttttaaaatatactaaataCCAAAATGCATTAATGAAACTCATTTAACCTTAAATAAGTGTCAATTAGTAACTAATAAGTGTCAATTATATCATCCAAAATATACTATAACATCATCATATAAGTTTCAAATACATAATTTAAATGATTCCAAAGAGAGATTAATAAGTAATAAGTGTGAATTGCATCATACAAAATATAGCAAAACatcaacaagaaaaaaaaaatatgattaaaaaagtTTCATTTTTCAACAGCTTCATTCTTTAAATGTCCACAACAGCTTCATCCTGTGATTAGGAATAAAATACACATATTCAGTgttttgattgatgattgaataTATGAGAATGCTGATTTGTatctaaaattatgaaaattggATAATTGTAACTATAATCTTATAGTTAACATTTTACACGTGTAGCTAGCCCTGCAAAAGCAAACTAGTAGATAACCAAGCTCCTAAGGCCTGGAACAAGGGAGTTGAAAAATTCTTCTTGGGACAACAATTTGAAAAGTCTGTAAATAAGCATGGGGTCTATGTCAAAAGAGCAGCAACACTACCTACACTTCTGATATGCCTTATGTTGATGATTTGTTGGTAA
It includes:
- the LOC101503763 gene encoding protein RETICULATA-RELATED 4, chloroplastic-like, whose protein sequence is MSIAFSFIPPSPHSLSSHSPSTPKSIPPFSFSSPSLRFRLTPTPSPFFRINHRADPLFILHSTDSSGGSFGGHDDGSSFGGHGGGGDDNDKHDGDGNGDGENNDGPNGLNEALLLLAQAGRTLESVPADLASAIKEGKIPASVVSRFLELEKSPFLRWLLQFAGFKERLLADDLFLAKIGMECGVGVFTKTAAEYDRRRENFFNELEIVFADVVMAILADFMLVYLPAPTVSLRPPLGVSAGAITKFFHNCPDNAFQVALSGTSYSFLQRFGAIVRNGTKLFAVGSASSLVGTAVTNALINAKKAVNKSSAEEIENVPILSTSAAYGVYMAVSSNLRYQVVAGIIEQRLLEPLLHQHKLVLSAICFAVRTGNTYLGSLLWVDYARWIGVQ